From Xylocopilactobacillus apis, a single genomic window includes:
- the priA gene encoding primosomal protein N', producing the protein MKIAKVVVDVPTRQTDHTFDYEIPTEMNVEKGMRVVVEFGHRKVTGFVIDLAEVPAYDGKLKEISELIDEKPVLNREQLAMADFLTKEFFTFKVSNLWLMLPTMLKGKTEKFLIAHDFSDPSLENIFSAGPVKYDLRSFTSDQIKKIKKGISNNQIEVIYGQSRQITKKYTEIINLNISKKEIPNQLEKLSKTNKYGRLFWETVEKEGSPLAITHLTKEVGIPRRVLNKLVQEGTIEIQKVETYRKPLSGFAHKQLKELKHTKDQTRTIDQIAASLKNPEVFLIEGITGSGKTEIYRSLSQKVINQGKKVIILVPEISLTPQIISFFQQTFGERIAVWHSRLSRGEQYDEWRRIKNDEVDLVLGVRSAIFAPIKDLGLIVVDEEHENSYRQTENPSYDARELAKWRGKYNSCPVIFGSATPTVTARAKAEKNVYQLIKLDKRVNKNGHLPEVKIVDLRDPSVRSKSLVFSTPLKKAILERFKNGEQTILFLNRRGYANFLECRNCGYTFNCPNCDVSLTLHLYEHKMICHYCGYSSEIPQVCPNCHENDLRSFGGGTEKVEEEIHQLNPEIQTLRMDRDTTSRKGSYQKIISQFENHEADILIGTQSVAKGLNFPDVTLVGVLNADISLNRPEFDASEVTFDLLTQVAGRAGRGTIAGNVIIQTYNPNHYAIQDAKNQNYEWFFRQEMYVRHLYGYLPYYYTIFLKITSKEEMLALKTALQIKETLEKNKEAQTEILGPAPYYIKRINNEYTYQLSLKYKKDELIKTTLQEIMSKTQKNANKVKISISHITC; encoded by the coding sequence GTTTTAAATCGTGAGCAATTGGCAATGGCAGATTTTTTAACGAAGGAATTTTTCACTTTTAAAGTTTCAAATTTATGGTTAATGCTGCCGACGATGTTAAAAGGAAAAACTGAAAAGTTTCTTATTGCGCATGATTTTAGTGATCCTTCGCTGGAAAATATTTTTAGCGCAGGACCTGTTAAGTATGATTTGAGATCATTTACCAGTGATCAAATAAAAAAAATTAAAAAGGGCATTTCCAATAATCAGATCGAAGTTATTTACGGTCAGTCGCGTCAAATTACAAAAAAATATACAGAAATTATTAATTTAAATATCTCTAAAAAAGAAATTCCGAATCAATTAGAAAAACTTTCAAAAACGAATAAATATGGTCGTTTGTTTTGGGAAACGGTTGAAAAAGAAGGAAGCCCTCTGGCAATAACACATTTAACTAAGGAAGTTGGAATTCCTCGAAGAGTATTAAATAAATTAGTGCAAGAAGGCACAATTGAAATTCAAAAAGTTGAAACTTATCGCAAACCTTTATCTGGTTTTGCTCACAAGCAGCTAAAAGAATTGAAGCATACAAAAGATCAGACTCGCACCATTGATCAAATTGCAGCTTCATTAAAGAATCCTGAGGTCTTTTTAATTGAAGGAATCACCGGCAGCGGGAAAACAGAAATTTATCGTTCATTAAGCCAAAAGGTGATAAATCAAGGGAAAAAGGTTATCATTTTGGTGCCTGAAATTTCCTTAACTCCCCAGATCATTTCTTTTTTTCAGCAGACTTTTGGAGAACGAATTGCCGTTTGGCATAGTCGATTATCCAGAGGAGAACAATATGATGAATGGCGCCGAATAAAAAATGATGAAGTTGATCTTGTGTTAGGAGTTAGATCGGCAATTTTTGCTCCAATTAAAGATCTTGGATTAATTGTCGTTGATGAGGAACATGAAAATTCTTATCGTCAGACAGAAAATCCTTCTTATGATGCGCGAGAGCTTGCTAAGTGGCGCGGAAAATATAATTCTTGTCCCGTTATTTTCGGTTCGGCAACTCCAACTGTGACGGCAAGAGCAAAAGCAGAAAAGAATGTTTATCAATTAATAAAATTAGATAAACGAGTGAATAAAAACGGACATCTTCCAGAGGTAAAGATTGTAGATTTACGTGATCCTTCGGTTCGCAGTAAATCGCTTGTTTTTTCAACTCCTTTAAAGAAAGCCATTCTTGAGCGATTTAAGAACGGTGAACAAACAATTCTCTTTTTAAACCGCCGAGGATATGCAAATTTCTTAGAGTGCCGTAATTGCGGTTATACTTTTAACTGCCCTAATTGCGATGTTTCTCTAACGCTTCATCTTTATGAACATAAAATGATCTGTCACTATTGTGGTTATTCTTCAGAAATTCCACAGGTTTGTCCAAATTGTCACGAGAACGATTTACGCAGTTTTGGTGGAGGGACAGAAAAAGTTGAGGAAGAAATTCATCAACTTAATCCAGAAATCCAGACTTTAAGGATGGATCGAGATACCACGAGCCGCAAAGGCAGTTATCAAAAAATTATCAGTCAATTTGAAAATCATGAAGCAGATATTTTGATTGGTACACAAAGCGTTGCTAAGGGGCTCAATTTTCCAGATGTAACGCTCGTAGGAGTTTTAAATGCTGATATTAGCCTTAATCGGCCAGAATTTGATGCAAGTGAAGTTACTTTTGATTTATTAACTCAGGTTGCTGGACGTGCTGGTCGCGGGACGATTGCGGGTAATGTTATTATTCAAACTTATAATCCTAACCACTATGCAATTCAAGATGCAAAAAATCAAAATTATGAATGGTTTTTTAGGCAGGAAATGTATGTTCGTCATCTTTATGGATATTTACCTTATTACTATACAATTTTTCTTAAAATTACCAGTAAAGAGGAAATGCTGGCACTGAAGACAGCACTGCAAATTAAAGAAACCTTAGAGAAAAATAAGGAAGCGCAAACGGAGATTTTAGGACCTGCGCCATATTATATTAAGCGAATCAATAATGAATATACTTATCAGTTATCATTAAAGTACAAGAAAGATGAATTGATCAAAACTACCTTACAGGAAATTATGAGTAAGACTCAGAAAAATGCTAATAAAGTAAAAATCAGTATCAGTCATATCACTTGTTAA
- the fmt gene encoding methionyl-tRNA formyltransferase gives MKSVIFFGTPLFSVNVLGALLKEGYDIKYVVTQPDKEVGRKRKLTASPVKEFAVDHNLTVLQPVKLTGSEEEEKIISSHADLLVTAAFGQFLSTKLLDSAKYAAINFHASLLPHYRGAAPIQYALLNGDDVTGITIMEMVKKMDAGDIFFQDQVNITPEDNLGSLTVKLGELAGEMVKSDLPKIFNNDFMRISQDEEQVSFSPSIKPEEEMLDFNNDLEHLNNKIRALSPEPGAYFLNQGKRIKIYEAIPLVEKVEGKPGSIFLRDKKRLGIVTGDQRGIMPRIIQLQGAKRVDVRDFLNGAGKNLKVGDQFVTID, from the coding sequence ATGAAAAGTGTAATTTTTTTTGGAACCCCGCTGTTTTCGGTTAATGTGCTGGGAGCTTTGTTAAAAGAGGGTTATGACATTAAGTACGTTGTAACACAACCAGATAAAGAGGTTGGACGTAAAAGAAAACTAACTGCGAGTCCGGTTAAGGAGTTTGCTGTAGATCATAATTTAACTGTTCTTCAGCCCGTCAAACTAACCGGCAGTGAAGAAGAGGAGAAAATCATCTCCAGTCATGCAGATCTTTTAGTAACCGCGGCTTTCGGTCAATTTTTATCAACGAAATTATTAGACAGTGCTAAATATGCAGCTATTAATTTCCATGCTTCACTGCTCCCGCATTACCGTGGTGCAGCACCGATTCAGTACGCGCTTCTTAACGGAGATGATGTGACCGGAATTACAATTATGGAAATGGTTAAAAAGATGGATGCCGGAGATATCTTCTTTCAAGATCAGGTAAATATTACCCCTGAGGATAATTTAGGCAGTTTAACCGTTAAATTGGGAGAATTAGCTGGTGAGATGGTTAAAAGTGATTTACCGAAAATTTTTAATAATGATTTCATGCGAATTTCACAAGATGAAGAGCAGGTTAGTTTTTCTCCATCGATCAAACCAGAAGAAGAAATGTTAGATTTTAACAATGATTTAGAACATTTAAATAATAAAATCAGGGCTCTTTCACCTGAACCAGGTGCTTATTTTTTGAATCAGGGCAAAAGAATAAAAATTTATGAAGCAATTCCGTTAGTCGAAAAAGTTGAAGGGAAACCTGGCAGTATCTTTCTTCGAGATAAAAAGAGATTAGGAATTGTAACAGGAGATCAACGAGGAATAATGCCTCGGATAATTCAATTGCAGGGCGCAAAAAGAGTCGATGTTAGAGACTTTTTAAATGGGGCAGGCAAAAATTTAAAAGTTGGAGATCAATTTGTCACAATCGATTAA
- the rsmB gene encoding 16S rRNA (cytosine(967)-C(5))-methyltransferase RsmB, which translates to MSQSIKQSARYLSFLALKEILFDQRFSNNVVDYYLTKSNLNDADRRLFTNLVYGVTFYNLRLNYELSSFLSVKKTDPATLLVIKIAIYQMYYLEKIPDYAAVNEAIEIAKVVNRRDVKFVTAVLHQTQRRGLRSVDDIKDPVKRQAMTYSMPDWVVQKLNLELGTKKTELIFDSLIQKPRTSLRVNTTKITQAELLAQNADFQPSKISPVGVISKAGNVIHRSDFKEGYYTIQDESSQLVAPNLLIEKSDVVLDACAAPGGKTTHIAQYLDSSQNGMVHAFDLSDKKCALIEENVKRLGLEKVVKTHLADVTEIQSKMPGVSFDKILVDAPCSGFGLLRRKPEVKYNHETSDIISSNKIQLKILDSVAPSLKAGGYCFIVHVRFLKKKHKTWFHSF; encoded by the coding sequence TTGTCACAATCGATTAAACAATCAGCACGTTATCTTTCTTTTTTAGCATTAAAAGAGATTCTTTTTGATCAAAGATTTTCAAATAACGTAGTAGATTATTATTTAACAAAAAGTAATCTTAATGATGCTGATCGGAGACTTTTTACTAATTTGGTATACGGGGTCACTTTTTATAATTTGCGCCTCAATTATGAACTTTCATCATTTTTAAGCGTAAAAAAGACTGACCCAGCAACGCTTTTAGTAATAAAAATTGCAATTTACCAAATGTATTACTTAGAGAAAATTCCTGATTACGCAGCAGTTAATGAAGCAATTGAAATTGCTAAAGTTGTGAATCGGCGTGATGTCAAATTTGTAACCGCTGTTTTACACCAAACCCAGCGGAGAGGACTTCGATCTGTTGATGATATTAAAGATCCGGTTAAAAGACAAGCAATGACTTATAGCATGCCTGATTGGGTAGTACAGAAATTAAATCTTGAATTAGGGACAAAAAAGACTGAATTAATATTTGATTCTTTAATTCAAAAGCCCCGCACTAGTTTAAGAGTCAATACCACGAAAATTACTCAAGCCGAATTATTAGCGCAGAATGCAGACTTTCAGCCTAGTAAGATTTCTCCCGTCGGAGTGATTTCTAAAGCAGGTAACGTTATCCATCGATCAGATTTTAAAGAAGGTTATTACACAATTCAAGATGAGTCTAGTCAGTTGGTTGCGCCTAACTTATTAATCGAAAAAAGCGATGTAGTGCTTGATGCCTGTGCTGCCCCCGGTGGTAAAACGACTCATATTGCTCAATATCTTGATTCTTCACAAAATGGAATGGTTCATGCGTTTGATCTTTCGGATAAAAAATGTGCTTTAATCGAGGAAAATGTCAAACGTTTAGGTTTAGAGAAGGTTGTTAAAACACATCTTGCTGATGTAACGGAGATTCAAAGCAAAATGCCAGGGGTATCTTTTGATAAGATTTTGGTTGATGCACCTTGCAGTGGCTTTGGACTTTTACGCCGTAAACCGGAAGTGAAATACAATCATGAAACATCTGATATAATAAGTTCGAACAAGATTCAATTAAAAATTTTAGATAGTGTTGCCCCAAGCCTGAAGGCTGGGGGTTACTGCTTTATAGTACATGTACGATTTTTAAAGAAGAAACACAAGACGTGGTTTCACAGTTTTTAA
- a CDS encoding Stp1/IreP family PP2C-type Ser/Thr phosphatase translates to MKFFQKTDIGLKRENNEDAIGVFTNKSQETLAMIADGMGGHLGGDVASNIALKLVGTSFEQTKDLNAESFISWVDAELFKVNDTIIEQSETTMKLHGMGTTFVGVFLSNQKQIVFANLGDTRGYLFRSGSLEQITVDQTLVNELLHKGELSEEEAEVFPNKSIITSSLGVDKRVDAVYKTIDLKGDEIILLSSDGLTNMVSDDEISKELSSNAAPQQIVDNLVEKAIKNGGLDNISIILGISDRGSDQS, encoded by the coding sequence ATGAAATTTTTTCAAAAGACTGATATAGGCCTAAAAAGAGAAAATAATGAAGATGCAATTGGCGTTTTTACGAATAAATCGCAAGAAACATTGGCAATGATTGCTGACGGAATGGGAGGACATCTCGGAGGAGATGTTGCTTCCAATATTGCCCTAAAACTCGTTGGAACTTCATTTGAACAAACTAAAGATTTGAATGCAGAATCATTCATTTCTTGGGTGGATGCCGAGTTATTTAAAGTAAACGACACTATTATCGAGCAATCTGAAACAACTATGAAACTCCATGGAATGGGGACGACTTTTGTCGGTGTTTTTTTAAGTAATCAAAAACAAATTGTATTTGCTAATTTAGGCGATACAAGGGGTTATTTATTTAGGTCTGGTAGCTTAGAACAAATAACTGTCGATCAGACTTTGGTGAATGAACTTCTTCATAAAGGCGAATTGAGTGAAGAAGAGGCTGAAGTTTTCCCTAATAAAAGCATTATTACTAGTTCTTTAGGGGTCGATAAAAGAGTCGATGCAGTATATAAAACAATAGATTTAAAGGGTGATGAAATTATTCTTTTGAGCAGTGACGGATTAACTAATATGGTTTCTGATGACGAAATCTCTAAGGAACTGTCCTCGAATGCCGCTCCGCAGCAAATTGTTGATAATTTAGTTGAAAAGGCAATTAAAAACGGTGGACTAGATAATATTTCAATTATTTTAGGTATTAGCGATAGAGGAAGTGATCAATCATGA
- the pknB gene encoding Stk1 family PASTA domain-containing Ser/Thr kinase — protein MMEKGYSVGGRYRIIREIGEGGMSVVYLAHDLILDRDVAVKVLKYDLQNNPETTRRFEREAMAISELNHPNIVSIYDVGNDHGMQYLVMEYVDGTNLKEYLRDNFPLPLERIQQIMEQILSAVAHAHSQGIIHRDLKPLNILINKDGNIKISDFGIAMALNDEGMTQTNSVLGTVHYLSPEQARGAQATKQSDIYSLGVILYELLTGSVPFVGETPVSVAIKHSRNDLPSVRQKDPSIPQSFENIISRATAKDPQDRYANVEEMMGDVKTALDSDRINEPKLFINHDDSEATRLIPTHPVSDLDDQDLSKMPEGGILPSEDEPKDSKKPKKKWSKQKKIMVIAGGVTAAIVLIMLLVLLLNRKKNVEVPDVTNMTQAQAVSMLKSKKLNISPKVEKVSDSKVKAGSVIRTDPSADSNVKEGDSIKLFVSTGTPSYKLDDYTFKPFSDVKDRLERHGIKVKVKKKYSDTVKEGLIMNQSVKSSRRISKGSTITLTVSRGQEKVEMIDLTGYSRKSVTDFANDHGLKKIEDPAQYSNDYDKNTVMAQTPASGTKLKKGDEFHVTFSLGPKPQETASSSSSKSSSNDSNSQSNKNENDNEVSFSVNIIIPYQNNKDGDTAPANANPEQNDVKVYLSDAHHNISDLYTEIKIRKDTQITLPFTVEKGQRGQYRVVSDGQLIMSENVTAP, from the coding sequence ATGATGGAAAAAGGATACTCTGTCGGCGGCCGATACCGGATTATTCGCGAAATTGGCGAAGGTGGGATGTCGGTTGTTTACTTAGCCCATGATTTGATTTTAGATCGTGATGTTGCAGTTAAAGTTTTAAAATATGATCTGCAGAACAATCCAGAAACAACCAGACGTTTTGAGAGAGAAGCAATGGCGATCTCTGAATTGAACCACCCTAATATTGTTAGCATTTATGATGTGGGAAATGATCATGGAATGCAATATTTGGTAATGGAATATGTTGACGGGACAAACTTAAAGGAATATTTAAGAGATAATTTTCCGCTTCCGCTGGAGAGAATTCAGCAGATTATGGAACAGATCCTTTCGGCGGTGGCTCACGCTCATTCGCAAGGAATTATTCATCGTGATTTAAAGCCGCTTAATATTTTAATTAATAAAGACGGCAATATTAAAATTTCAGATTTTGGAATAGCGATGGCCTTAAACGATGAAGGGATGACTCAAACCAACTCAGTTTTGGGGACGGTCCATTATCTTTCACCAGAACAGGCTAGGGGAGCGCAAGCTACTAAACAGTCTGATATTTATTCACTTGGGGTTATTTTGTATGAACTTTTAACGGGTTCAGTTCCTTTTGTTGGTGAGACCCCTGTTTCAGTAGCAATTAAACACTCTCGTAACGACTTACCTTCCGTTAGACAAAAAGATCCAAGTATTCCGCAGTCATTTGAGAATATTATTAGTCGAGCAACCGCGAAAGATCCGCAAGACCGTTATGCAAATGTTGAAGAGATGATGGGAGATGTTAAGACAGCGCTTGATTCTGACCGGATTAATGAACCGAAGTTGTTTATTAATCATGACGATAGTGAAGCGACTCGTTTAATTCCAACTCATCCAGTTAGCGATCTCGATGATCAGGATTTGTCTAAGATGCCTGAAGGAGGAATTTTACCTTCTGAAGATGAACCAAAAGATTCAAAAAAACCTAAAAAGAAATGGTCAAAACAGAAAAAGATTATGGTGATTGCCGGTGGAGTGACTGCTGCAATTGTTTTAATCATGCTGTTAGTTTTACTTTTAAATCGGAAAAAGAATGTTGAAGTTCCGGATGTAACAAATATGACTCAAGCCCAAGCGGTTTCAATGCTGAAATCTAAAAAGCTTAATATTAGTCCCAAAGTTGAGAAGGTTAGTGACAGCAAGGTTAAAGCTGGTAGTGTTATAAGGACAGATCCATCGGCGGATTCTAATGTTAAAGAAGGGGACAGTATTAAACTGTTTGTAAGCACGGGGACACCTTCTTATAAATTAGATGATTATACTTTTAAACCTTTTTCAGATGTTAAAGATAGGCTGGAGCGACATGGCATTAAAGTGAAAGTTAAAAAGAAATATTCTGATACTGTTAAAGAAGGCTTAATTATGAATCAGAGTGTTAAATCTAGTCGGCGGATTTCTAAAGGCAGTACGATAACTTTAACGGTCAGCCGCGGTCAAGAGAAAGTGGAGATGATTGATCTTACTGGCTATTCACGTAAAAGCGTAACTGATTTTGCTAATGATCACGGTCTTAAGAAGATTGAGGATCCTGCTCAATATTCTAATGACTATGACAAAAATACGGTAATGGCCCAGACTCCTGCTTCTGGAACTAAGCTGAAGAAAGGTGATGAATTTCATGTTACTTTCTCTTTAGGTCCGAAACCACAAGAAACGGCTTCATCGTCAAGCAGCAAATCTAGTTCAAATGATAGTAATTCTCAATCTAATAAAAACGAGAATGATAATGAAGTTTCATTTTCAGTTAATATTATTATTCCTTACCAAAATAATAAAGATGGTGATACAGCGCCGGCTAATGCAAATCCTGAACAAAACGATGTAAAAGTTTATTTAAGTGATGCACATCATAATATTAGTGATTTATACACTGAAATTAAGATTAGAAAAGATACTCAGATAACATTACCTTTTACAGTAGAAAAAGGGCAACGAGGTCAGTATCGAGTTGTTTCTGACGGTCAGTTAATTATGTCTGAAAATGTAACGGCACCGTAA